The Microbacterium esteraromaticum genome contains the following window.
ATCGCCTGCGTCTTCCAGTTCTCGTACGAAGGATCGCCCTGCATGAAAGCCGCGACCTCCTCGGGCGTGGCCGTCAGCTTCGGGTCGTTGTCGAGATACTTCTTCGTCTCGCGTGCCACCAGCCCAGACAGCACCAGCAAGCCGATGAGGTTCGGCAGCGCCATCAGGCCGTTCATCACGTCCGAGAACGCCCACACGACGCCGAGCTGCACGGTGCAGCCGATGAACACAACGAGCGAGAAGATGATGCGGAACGGGATCACCGCGCGACGCCCGAGCAGACGCTCGATGCTGCGCTCGCCGTAGTACGACCATCCGAGGATCGTCGAGCTCGCGAACAGCACGAGACCGACCGTCACGACGTAGTGCCCCCACTCGCCCGGCAGACCGTTCGAGAACGCCTCACCCGTCATCAGAGCGGGGCTCATCTGCTCACCTGTCTCAGGATCGGTCATGTTCCACACGCCGGTGGTGATGATGACCAGGCCGGTGAAGGTGACGACGATGATCGTGTCGATGAAGGTCTGCGTCATCGACACGAGGCCCTGACGCACCGGGTGGCTGGTCTTCGCCGCAGCAGCCGCGATGGCCGCCGATCCCATGCCCGACTCGTTCGAGAAGATACCGCGCGCGACACCGAACTGCACCGCGATGATGATCGCCGAACCGGCGAAGCCGCCGACCGCACTGGTGCCGGTGAAGGCATCGGTGAAGATCTGCGCGAACGCCGCGGGCACACCGCCGATGTTGGCGATCAGGATGTACAGGGCGCCGAGTACATAGAAGATGATCATCACGGGCACGAGTCCGGCGGTCACGCGGCCGATCGACTTGATGCCGCCGACCAGCACCAGCAGCGCGAAGATCGTCAACGCCAGACCGGTCACCCAGGTGGGAACGCTGAAGCTGTTCTCGAGGTTCGCCGAGATCGAGTTGCCCTGCGTCATGTTGCCGATACCGAAACTTGCGATCACGGCGGCGACGGCGAAGAAGATCGCGAGGAACT
Protein-coding sequences here:
- a CDS encoding alanine/glycine:cation symporter family protein, producing the protein MDLSEIEGFLGWLSGVIWGPWVLIPLLLGTGLYLTIRLGGIQFLRLGAALRLGLFTRRDPGADGDISQFQALTTALAATVGTGNIVGVATAIGIGGPGALFWMWITGLVGMASKYSESFLGVRFRTTDSAGEKNGGPQYYLERGIPNGFGKFLAIFFAVAAVIASFGIGNMTQGNSISANLENSFSVPTWVTGLALTIFALLVLVGGIKSIGRVTAGLVPVMIIFYVLGALYILIANIGGVPAAFAQIFTDAFTGTSAVGGFAGSAIIIAVQFGVARGIFSNESGMGSAAIAAAAAKTSHPVRQGLVSMTQTFIDTIIVVTFTGLVIITTGVWNMTDPETGEQMSPALMTGEAFSNGLPGEWGHYVVTVGLVLFASSTILGWSYYGERSIERLLGRRAVIPFRIIFSLVVFIGCTVQLGVVWAFSDVMNGLMALPNLIGLLVLSGLVARETKKYLDNDPKLTATPEEVAAFMQGDPSYENWKTQAIRVVGGK